GAAATCGTCGAACCCGTCGGCAAGCGCGTCCTCATCCGCAAAGACGCCGACAAGAAACAAACCAAGACCGGCATCCATCTGCCCGACAAGATCGAGATCCCCACGCTCACCGGTCGCGTCGTCGCCATCAGCCGCCAGGTCGAACGCGACGACGACTACACCATCGAGCAGTACGACCGTGTCCTCTTCAATCCCAAAAACGCGATCCCCGTCGAGTTCGAAGGCGACAACCGCCTCTTCGTCATCCCCATCGAAGATGTCGTCGCGATCTTCCGCCGCGACAACGACATGGAACTGTCTGAATAGCCGCGGTTGCGCCGCTTGCAATACCTGAGTGATCGCCGTGGAGCCCAACGAAGGCCGCATCAGAGTTTTTCGTGCCAGTCCTTGGTCTCTTGGATGGCGACACATCAGAGATCGGATATTCGGCGTCGGCATGCTGATCGGTGGAGTTTCGCTGCCGGTCTTGGGCGTCTTCATGTTGACGAAACCGAGCCAGTTATCGCTGCCAGCGCAGATCATCATCGCGCTGGCAACCATCGCGACTGGGCCCGGCTTGATTGCAGTTGGCTATCTCTTCTTACTTCGCGGTCCGGGTTCCCAACCGTTCTCTGTCGCTATTGACACGAGTACAGACTGCATCCGCTTCGAAAACACCTGGATCTCGAATCGATGGCCCAGTTACTTAAGTCCGCGTGCCTCTCTCGAATGCAGATTTGACGAAATCCTTGCAGCAGAGAATTGGCCTCGCTCTTCCGGCCTCGCGGTTCTCACGACAAGAGGTTGCATTCTCATTCCGGACTGGATCACCGATTTCCACGTCTTGTCCGAATGTCTTCGTCAAGTCGCCCAAGGACCCATGCCAGCTCGACAGTCTGAGCGGTGGTACTTTTTCTTCGGCATTCTGTGCGCGCTGATGGCTGTCGGCGTCGTGGTTTCTGGGATTGTCTTCGGCTGGTGGTGATCTGTTTCGTCATTCTGCTCTCCAATGTCCGCTTCTCCACCGATACAATCCCGCCTCAAACTGCGGCTCGCTCGTGCGCGCCTTCCAATCTGCGCACCGTGACCACGACTTCTTCATCTCTCCCCCCCGATCACCCCGCCTCGGTCTTCCTGCGCCCGCTTTCCGATCTCCCAAACCCGCTTCCCATCACGCCTCTCCCCCGCGGCAAGCGCGGCATCTTCGATCTCTCGCTCCGCACGCCCGGCTCCAAATCCCTCACCAACCGCGCGCTCCTCCTCGCCGCGCTCGCACGCGGCGAATCCAGAATCCACGCGCCCCTCCTCGAAGCCGACGACGCGATCCGCATGCGCGCCGCCCTCGAACAACTCGGCGTCACACTCAAACTCGAAAACGACACCCTCTCCGTCCGCGGCATATCCGGCACCTGGCCCGTGCCGCAATCTGGTCTTACGCTCAATCTCAACAACGCCGGCACCGCAACCCGCTTCCTCGCCGCCGCCGCGCTCCTCGCCGAAAACCCGCTCACCATCGACGGCAACGCCCGCATGCGCGAGCGCCCCATCGGCGAACTCACCGAAATCCTCTCTCGCCTCGGCGCCACCTGCGAA
The DNA window shown above is from Phycisphaeraceae bacterium and carries:
- a CDS encoding co-chaperone GroES — its product is MTQKSSRKPTLEIVEPVGKRVLIRKDADKKQTKTGIHLPDKIEIPTLTGRVVAISRQVERDDDYTIEQYDRVLFNPKNAIPVEFEGDNRLFVIPIEDVVAIFRRDNDMELSE